Proteins from one Dehalococcoidales bacterium genomic window:
- a CDS encoding glycerol-3-phosphate acyltransferase, which produces MPVYLWQLILASYLLGSVPAAYIAANRSKGIDLRDLGSGNVGASNLMRFTSRSIAIPVILFDFVKGSAFLLFAEWLGFSLGSQMAVGIAAVCGHNWPIFLRFKGGRGVITTAAVVFAAASANTLSSWGNIASVVIALSTVVGVSVLFKRGPTGVLVGIASIPILAWILGAPTPFILGCFGLFGIFLLRRLTAPQPVKVHLTNRR; this is translated from the coding sequence ATGCCAGTGTATCTATGGCAACTAATATTGGCATCGTATCTTCTGGGATCAGTTCCAGCAGCCTATATTGCTGCTAACAGGTCAAAGGGAATAGACTTGAGAGATCTGGGCAGCGGTAATGTGGGGGCAAGTAACCTGATGCGCTTTACATCCAGGAGTATAGCTATCCCAGTAATACTTTTCGACTTCGTTAAAGGAAGCGCATTCTTATTGTTTGCTGAGTGGTTGGGATTCAGCCTTGGATCTCAGATGGCAGTGGGTATTGCCGCTGTTTGTGGCCATAATTGGCCAATTTTTCTTCGCTTTAAAGGGGGTAGAGGTGTTATCACGACTGCAGCAGTAGTTTTCGCCGCCGCCAGTGCGAATACACTGTCTTCGTGGGGCAACATAGCTTCCGTAGTAATTGCTTTAAGCACTGTTGTGGGGGTAAGTGTTTTATTCAAAAGAGGACCAACAGGTGTATTGGTTGGTATAGCTAGCATACCTATTCTGGCCTGGATACTTGGTGCGCCGACTCCTTTTATTCTGGGGTGCTTTGGTCTGTTTGGCATATTTTTGCTAAGACGATTAACTGCTCCACAACCGGTAAAGGTACATTTGACGAACAGGAGGC